A single region of the Neisseria zoodegmatis genome encodes:
- the ruvX gene encoding Holliday junction resolvase RuvX encodes MLKAPRGTTLAFDFGETRIGVAEGDAEVGTAHPINTVTGDSNDAKFEAIAKLVKEWQPKHFVVGLPVHTDGTEHELTRLSRKFGRRLHGHFNLPVYWVDERMSSLYAESLLAEAQVFGKKQKQVLDQVAAQAILQGFFEGGAAEYFNGREADGEAV; translated from the coding sequence ATGCTTAAAGCGCCGCGCGGCACAACGCTGGCGTTTGATTTCGGCGAAACGCGCATTGGTGTGGCCGAAGGTGATGCCGAAGTCGGCACGGCGCATCCCATCAACACGGTAACGGGCGACAGCAACGATGCCAAGTTTGAAGCCATCGCCAAGCTCGTGAAAGAATGGCAGCCCAAACATTTCGTCGTCGGCTTGCCCGTTCACACCGACGGCACGGAACACGAGTTAACCCGCCTGAGCCGCAAATTCGGCCGCCGTTTGCACGGTCATTTTAATCTGCCGGTGTATTGGGTGGACGAGCGTATGTCGTCGCTGTATGCGGAAAGCCTGTTGGCCGAAGCGCAGGTGTTCGGCAAAAAGCAGAAACAGGTGCTAGACCAAGTGGCCGCTCAAGCGATTTTGCAGGGCTTTTTTGAAGGCGGCGCGGCGGAATATTTCAACGGCAGAGAAGCAGACGGAGAGGCCGTCTGA
- a CDS encoding YqgE/AlgH family protein — MNLADHFLVAMPSMDDPFFEGSVVYLCQHNEEGAMGIVINKPSPVTMDLIFAAADTNIPERFQNEWVMMGGPVQIDRGYVVHTPVGNWQNSLIVNSDVALTTSRDIIENLAQPDAVDKAVVSIGYASWEAGQLEEELAANAWLTVPADTKILFDLPYADRYEAAFAKVGINPSLIMNGAGHA; from the coding sequence ATGAATCTCGCAGACCATTTTCTGGTAGCCATGCCGTCAATGGACGATCCGTTTTTTGAAGGCAGCGTGGTGTATTTGTGCCAACACAACGAAGAAGGGGCGATGGGTATTGTCATCAACAAACCTTCCCCGGTAACGATGGATTTGATTTTCGCCGCCGCCGATACCAATATCCCCGAACGTTTCCAAAACGAATGGGTGATGATGGGCGGGCCTGTTCAAATCGATCGCGGCTATGTGGTGCACACGCCGGTGGGTAATTGGCAGAACAGCCTGATTGTGAACAGCGATGTGGCGTTGACGACTTCGCGCGACATTATCGAAAATCTCGCGCAGCCCGATGCGGTGGATAAAGCCGTGGTCAGCATAGGCTATGCCAGCTGGGAAGCGGGGCAGCTGGAGGAAGAGCTGGCCGCCAATGCGTGGTTGACCGTGCCTGCCGACACCAAAATCCTGTTTGACCTGCCCTATGCCGACCGCTATGAAGCCGCGTTTGCCAAAGTCGGCATCAATCCCAGCCTGATTATGAACGGTGCCGGCCATGCTTAA
- a CDS encoding L-lactate MFS transporter — protein sequence MSFLDKANTVAAPGFNRWLVPPAALAVHLSIGQIYAYSVFNAPLTKIIGITESAPGDWKLTTVGWVFSIALAVLGASAAMFGTWMERVGPRKAMFVAACCFSLGFLVSALGVYTHNLWLLYLGNGVLGGVGLGLGYIGPVSTLMKWFPDKPGMATGLAIMGFGGGAMLASPLSVALMNAFGSASSTGVAETFVVLGIFYFIFMLFGVFTIRVPAEGWKPEGFVPPAKAKKLVSSSHVNAAQAIKTPQFWLLFCILCLNVTAGIGVLGQASVMIQELFSEASVGQGAAVGVAAAAGFVGLLSLFNMGGRFFWSSISDKIGRKNTYTIFFVLGSLLYFAIPSIGESGSKALFVVGFCIIMSMYGGGFAAIPAYLKDLFGTYQVGAIHGRLLLAWSAAAVLGPVLVNYIRQGQIDSGVPAAQAYSITMYIMAALLVVGLVCNLLVKPVHEKHHDKSVKDAAQSHNPDDETTLSDAYLTAEEVSHGGVRVWWRWVLAGVPLLYGVVMVFAKVMDLFR from the coding sequence ATGTCTTTTTTAGATAAAGCCAACACCGTGGCCGCACCCGGCTTCAACCGGTGGCTGGTGCCGCCTGCCGCGTTGGCGGTTCATTTGTCTATCGGGCAGATTTATGCCTATTCCGTGTTTAATGCTCCTCTTACCAAAATCATCGGTATCACCGAATCGGCTCCGGGCGACTGGAAGCTGACTACGGTGGGCTGGGTGTTCAGTATTGCTTTGGCGGTGCTGGGCGCATCGGCGGCGATGTTCGGCACTTGGATGGAGCGGGTAGGGCCGCGCAAAGCCATGTTTGTTGCCGCCTGCTGTTTCAGCTTGGGATTTTTGGTGTCGGCGCTGGGCGTTTACACCCATAATCTGTGGCTGCTGTATCTGGGCAACGGCGTACTCGGCGGCGTGGGCTTGGGCTTGGGCTACATCGGGCCGGTATCGACGCTGATGAAATGGTTTCCCGACAAACCGGGCATGGCAACGGGTTTGGCGATTATGGGATTTGGCGGCGGCGCGATGTTGGCCTCGCCTTTATCCGTGGCTTTGATGAACGCGTTTGGCAGCGCAAGCTCCACCGGCGTGGCGGAAACCTTTGTTGTGCTCGGTATTTTCTATTTTATTTTCATGCTCTTCGGCGTGTTTACCATCCGCGTGCCCGCCGAAGGCTGGAAACCCGAAGGTTTTGTGCCGCCGGCGAAGGCCAAGAAATTGGTGAGCAGCAGCCATGTAAATGCGGCGCAGGCGATTAAAACGCCGCAGTTTTGGCTGCTTTTCTGTATTTTGTGTTTGAACGTAACGGCGGGCATCGGCGTATTGGGTCAGGCTTCGGTAATGATTCAGGAATTGTTTTCCGAGGCTTCGGTAGGACAAGGCGCGGCGGTGGGCGTGGCGGCGGCAGCCGGTTTCGTGGGTTTGCTGAGCTTGTTTAATATGGGCGGCCGTTTTTTCTGGTCGAGCATTTCCGACAAAATCGGCCGCAAAAATACCTACACGATATTTTTTGTGTTGGGTTCGCTGCTTTATTTTGCCATTCCGTCTATCGGCGAGAGCGGCAGCAAGGCGCTGTTTGTGGTGGGTTTCTGCATCATTATGTCGATGTACGGCGGCGGTTTCGCGGCGATTCCAGCCTATCTGAAAGACTTGTTCGGCACTTACCAAGTGGGCGCGATTCATGGCCGTTTGCTGCTGGCGTGGTCGGCAGCGGCGGTACTCGGTCCCGTGTTGGTTAACTATATCCGCCAAGGACAGATTGACAGCGGCGTACCGGCGGCGCAGGCTTACAGCATTACCATGTATATCATGGCGGCGCTGTTGGTGGTGGGCTTGGTGTGCAATCTGCTTGTTAAACCCGTGCATGAAAAACACCACGATAAAAGCGTGAAAGACGCGGCGCAAAGCCATAACCCCGATGATGAAACCACGCTTTCCGATGCGTATCTCACGGCAGAAGAAGTGTCGCACGGCGGCGTGCGTGTGTGGTGGCGTTGGGTGTTGGCGGGCGTGCCGCTGCTGTACGGCGTGGTGATGGTGTTTGCCAAAGTGATGGATTTGTTCCGCTAG
- the nadE gene encoding NAD(+) synthase translates to MQTQAVIDHIVGWLKDYAAKAKAKGFVVGVSGGVDSAVVSILAARTGLPTLVLDMPIRQKADQSSRSKAHIENLHQRFPNVQSMYIDLTPTFDTFAGTVEVNESDYPAKQLALANARSRLRMLTLYYYAQINGFLVTGTGNKVEDFGVGFFTKYGDGGVDINPIGDLLKTQVYQLASTLNVIESIQVAAPTDGLWDTDRTDEEQMGATYPELEWAMSVYGWNRPEDFEGRQREVLEIYTRLNQAMQHKVNPIPVCTIPHDLISS, encoded by the coding sequence ATGCAAACACAAGCCGTTATCGACCATATTGTCGGTTGGTTGAAAGACTACGCAGCCAAAGCTAAAGCCAAAGGCTTTGTGGTAGGCGTATCCGGCGGTGTGGATTCAGCAGTCGTATCCATTTTGGCCGCACGCACCGGCCTGCCGACTTTGGTGCTCGACATGCCCATCCGCCAGAAAGCCGACCAAAGCAGCCGTTCCAAAGCCCATATCGAAAACCTGCACCAGCGCTTTCCCAACGTGCAGAGTATGTATATCGACCTCACGCCTACGTTTGATACTTTCGCCGGAACGGTGGAAGTAAACGAAAGCGACTACCCCGCCAAACAGCTCGCCCTAGCCAACGCCCGCTCACGCCTGCGCATGCTTACCCTTTATTACTACGCACAAATCAACGGCTTTTTAGTGACCGGCACCGGCAATAAAGTAGAAGATTTCGGCGTAGGCTTTTTCACCAAATACGGCGACGGCGGCGTCGATATCAACCCCATCGGCGACCTGCTGAAAACCCAAGTTTACCAACTGGCCTCAACACTCAATGTGATTGAATCCATTCAAGTGGCTGCCCCGACCGACGGCTTGTGGGACACCGACCGCACCGACGAAGAACAAATGGGCGCGACCTACCCCGAGCTGGAATGGGCCATGAGTGTTTACGGCTGGAACCGCCCGGAAGACTTCGAAGGCCGCCAACGCGAAGTTCTGGAAATCTACACCCGCCTGAATCAAGCCATGCAGCATAAGGTTAACCCGATTCCGGTTTGCACCATTCCGCATGATTTGATTTCTTCTTAA
- a CDS encoding efflux transporter outer membrane subunit — protein sequence MKPRLNTVASSLMLALMLAACKNTVVPLESKIDIPQAFSQAEAARGSAEIGRWWQHWNDPVLSRLIEQGLQQNHDIQIARSRLNEARAIERLADADKGPTVGAGAEASRLNARISNPLSDEERALLGRIPQAADLAGERFTLKGNSLTGGFSASWEPDIFGQKRSDADAAAYAALGRQEEVYGTQVLIGGEIAEHYLQARAAQARLKSVNRNIATVERLAKYVQGRFKAGHVTAYEVDEVAAKLTALRAKQSTIESEYAAHVRSIAVLTGQTPQTFALPASSINILSAQPVAPSGQTPQGLLERRPDIRAHAAQVNAYAAKLASAKADLLPRFTIEFLGRGTISIDSDSDLKGWGSLIKAGIKVPIFTNGRIKANIAAADARLQTALLQYDQNILKALGEVDSAYQAHSALTRQNTLLVTAYKQAAKQAGDAEKLFKYGQKTLDNALTARLNEEAMQENLIQSQLARARMLIGLYKALGGGWVDG from the coding sequence ATGAAACCCCGTTTGAACACTGTTGCAAGCAGCCTGATGTTGGCACTGATGCTCGCCGCCTGCAAAAACACCGTTGTGCCGCTCGAAAGCAAAATCGATATTCCGCAAGCCTTCAGCCAAGCGGAAGCGGCGCGCGGCAGCGCGGAAATCGGCCGCTGGTGGCAGCATTGGAACGACCCCGTACTCAGCCGCTTAATCGAACAAGGTTTGCAGCAAAACCACGATATCCAAATCGCCCGCAGCCGTTTGAACGAAGCGCGCGCCATTGAGCGCTTGGCCGATGCCGACAAAGGCCCGACGGTTGGCGCGGGCGCGGAAGCATCGCGCCTCAACGCCCGCATCAGCAACCCGCTGAGCGACGAAGAGCGCGCCTTGTTGGGCAGGATTCCGCAGGCTGCCGATTTGGCGGGCGAGCGTTTCACGTTGAAAGGCAACAGCCTCACGGGTGGTTTTTCCGCGTCGTGGGAGCCGGATATTTTTGGGCAGAAACGCAGCGATGCCGATGCCGCCGCTTATGCCGCACTCGGCAGGCAGGAAGAAGTGTACGGCACGCAAGTGCTGATCGGTGGCGAAATTGCCGAGCATTACCTGCAAGCCCGCGCCGCCCAAGCGCGTTTGAAGTCGGTCAACCGCAATATCGCCACCGTGGAGCGGCTGGCGAAATATGTGCAAGGCCGTTTCAAAGCAGGCCACGTTACCGCTTATGAAGTGGACGAAGTCGCCGCCAAACTCACCGCCTTGCGCGCCAAACAAAGCACCATCGAATCGGAATACGCCGCCCATGTACGCAGCATCGCCGTGCTTACCGGCCAAACCCCGCAAACCTTCGCCCTGCCTGCAAGCAGCATCAACATCTTGAGCGCGCAACCTGTCGCCCCGAGCGGCCAAACCCCGCAAGGCCTGCTTGAGCGCCGCCCCGACATCCGCGCCCATGCCGCGCAAGTGAACGCCTATGCCGCCAAGCTCGCCAGCGCCAAAGCCGATTTGCTGCCGCGGTTTACAATCGAATTTTTGGGCAGAGGCACCATCAGTATCGACAGCGACAGCGATTTAAAAGGCTGGGGCAGCTTAATCAAAGCGGGCATCAAAGTGCCGATTTTCACCAACGGGCGCATCAAAGCCAATATCGCCGCCGCCGATGCACGGCTTCAGACGGCCTTATTGCAATACGACCAAAACATCCTCAAAGCCCTCGGCGAAGTGGACAGCGCATATCAGGCACACAGCGCGCTCACCCGCCAAAACACCTTGCTCGTTACCGCATACAAACAGGCGGCAAAACAGGCGGGCGATGCCGAAAAACTGTTTAAATACGGCCAGAAAACGCTCGATAACGCCCTCACCGCACGCCTGAACGAAGAAGCGATGCAGGAAAACCTGATTCAATCGCAACTGGCACGGGCGCGGATGCTGATCGGTTTGTATAAGGCGTTGGGCGGCGGTTGGGTTGATGGGTGA
- a CDS encoding DNA alkylation repair protein, which translates to MNYEELLAILTREANPERAVPMKAYMKHRFDYLGISKPRLAKICKPLFKNAAAEEVDWRFVEQCWANPHRELQYCALEYLKTMQKKLTPLDIPHLKKLITEKSWWDTADVLDRIVGGIALVYPETNAVLLDWSNSGNIWLRRVAIDHQLLRKDKTDTALLEQIICNNLEQKEFFINKAIGWALRDYSKTNPEWVRAFIGRYRSRMVKLSIREAEKYV; encoded by the coding sequence ATGAATTACGAAGAACTGCTCGCTATCCTTACCCGCGAAGCCAACCCCGAACGCGCCGTGCCGATGAAAGCCTATATGAAACACCGTTTCGACTATCTCGGCATCAGCAAGCCGCGTTTGGCTAAAATCTGCAAGCCGTTGTTTAAAAATGCGGCGGCAGAAGAAGTTGACTGGCGGTTTGTCGAACAATGTTGGGCTAATCCGCATCGTGAGCTGCAATACTGTGCGCTTGAGTATCTGAAAACCATGCAGAAAAAGCTCACGCCGCTAGACATTCCGCACCTGAAAAAGCTGATTACCGAAAAATCGTGGTGGGATACGGCGGACGTGCTCGACCGCATTGTCGGCGGCATCGCTTTGGTTTACCCCGAAACCAATGCCGTGCTGCTGGATTGGAGCAACAGCGGCAATATCTGGCTGCGGCGCGTCGCCATCGACCACCAACTTTTGCGCAAAGATAAAACCGACACCGCGCTGCTGGAGCAAATTATCTGCAACAATCTGGAGCAAAAAGAATTTTTCATCAACAAAGCCATCGGCTGGGCGTTGCGCGATTACAGTAAAACCAACCCCGAATGGGTGCGGGCATTTATCGGACGGTATCGCAGCCGTATGGTGAAACTTAGTATCCGCGAGGCGGAGAAATATGTGTAA
- a CDS encoding methylated-DNA--[protein]-cysteine S-methyltransferase: MDIRRLPDPQTLLPARWQAYAAWLAARENPPESYRDHPLESADEPVALKKDFERHVGMSLGQYIRLKRITHLLAQRNSKHDNGLTVSVHATPLGQMLAVFGTQGLCLLEFPECKRLESELLAVQKAFQADFVWRDTAYSQTLQQELNLYFEGRLKNFATPLDPVGTPFQQQVWRALQSIPYGETRSYKQQAERIGKPQAVRAVASANGQNKISILIPCHRVIGSNGDLTGYGGGLARKKALLELEGAMPV; the protein is encoded by the coding sequence ATGGATATCCGCCGGCTGCCTGATCCGCAAACCTTGCTTCCCGCACGGTGGCAGGCTTATGCCGCATGGCTGGCCGCACGGGAAAATCCGCCCGAATCCTACCGCGACCACCCGCTCGAATCGGCAGACGAACCGGTTGCGTTGAAAAAAGATTTCGAGCGGCACGTCGGCATGTCGCTCGGGCAGTACATCCGCCTGAAACGCATCACACACCTGCTGGCACAACGCAACAGCAAACACGACAACGGGCTGACGGTTTCTGTGCACGCCACCCCGTTGGGGCAGATGTTGGCCGTATTCGGCACACAAGGCTTATGCTTGCTGGAGTTTCCCGAGTGCAAAAGGTTGGAGAGCGAACTCTTGGCGGTGCAAAAAGCATTTCAAGCGGATTTTGTGTGGCGCGACACGGCGTACAGCCAAACTTTACAGCAAGAGTTGAATCTGTATTTTGAAGGCCGTCTGAAAAACTTCGCCACGCCGCTCGACCCGGTCGGCACACCGTTTCAGCAGCAAGTTTGGCGCGCATTGCAAAGCATTCCTTACGGCGAAACCCGCAGCTACAAGCAGCAGGCGGAACGCATCGGCAAACCGCAGGCCGTGCGCGCCGTAGCTTCTGCCAACGGGCAGAACAAAATTTCCATCCTGATACCGTGCCACCGCGTGATCGGCAGTAACGGCGATTTAACCGGCTACGGCGGCGGCCTTGCGCGGAAAAAGGCATTGTTGGAATTGGAAGGCGCAATGCCTGTCTGA
- a CDS encoding nuclease-related domain-containing protein has product MIIKQAHNRERDIEELNTLLALPYIDSDTKDKISREIRNIQSGMKGEKEAAYHMNFQWTESKNWMVIHDLRLEYNGHVAQIDHLLLNRFMEIYVCESKRFGEGIAINEHGEFSAFYKGKSYGIPSPIEQNNHHIKLLQRLFDSDSIELPIRLGVKMKPKLISLILIANSARISRPKNEKSVEGLDRIIKNEQIVKRINRDIDNENIFSMVRSVSKIISPETLQSFAESLAALHKPLEMNWRARFGINEPTEPAPVKAEHADPVQSQDEIQPQADVRDNAPNAAPARLFCASCKKTVSPKVAHFCWSNKARFQGRVYCYNCQRSVKKPAD; this is encoded by the coding sequence ATGATTATCAAACAAGCACACAACCGGGAACGTGATATCGAGGAGCTAAACACATTATTGGCATTGCCTTATATCGATTCCGATACTAAAGATAAAATCAGCCGTGAAATCAGAAACATCCAATCCGGCATGAAAGGCGAAAAAGAAGCGGCCTACCACATGAATTTCCAATGGACGGAATCTAAAAATTGGATGGTCATCCATGATTTAAGGCTGGAATACAACGGCCATGTAGCCCAAATAGACCATTTGCTGCTTAACCGCTTTATGGAAATTTATGTGTGCGAAAGCAAACGCTTCGGCGAAGGCATTGCCATTAATGAACACGGCGAATTTTCAGCATTTTACAAGGGGAAATCTTATGGCATACCCTCCCCGATAGAGCAAAACAACCATCATATCAAACTGCTTCAAAGACTTTTCGACAGCGACAGCATCGAGCTGCCCATCAGGCTCGGGGTTAAGATGAAACCCAAGCTCATCAGCCTGATTTTAATCGCCAATTCAGCGCGTATTTCACGCCCTAAAAATGAAAAAAGCGTTGAGGGCTTAGACAGAATCATTAAAAACGAGCAAATCGTTAAAAGAATCAACAGAGATATTGATAATGAAAACATCTTTAGCATGGTAAGGTCGGTATCTAAAATCATCTCTCCGGAAACGTTGCAATCATTCGCCGAATCTTTAGCCGCTTTGCACAAGCCATTGGAAATGAATTGGCGGGCAAGGTTCGGTATCAATGAGCCGACTGAACCCGCTCCGGTTAAAGCGGAACATGCTGATCCTGTTCAATCTCAAGATGAGATTCAGCCCCAAGCCGATGTGCGAGATAACGCTCCGAATGCTGCGCCAGCCCGCTTGTTTTGCGCCAGCTGCAAAAAAACGGTTAGCCCCAAAGTGGCACATTTTTGTTGGAGCAACAAAGCCCGCTTTCAAGGCAGGGTGTATTGTTACAACTGCCAAAGAAGTGTCAAAAAACCGGCAGATTAG
- a CDS encoding LysE family translocator, translating into MNTATLFYFFLSSILIAALPGPAMMLVIQGAVKGGWRAGLAVTLGILAADAVLLAAVCVGLGGLMAASPKILFAMNAAAALYLLYLGARSLYEIRSIRGGLVESGGNTGWKTGFFVTIINPKTIIFLLAYFPQFIEPSAPLSETAQLLVLSALFLLAVAAVMLVYTQAAHVARNYLARPIARRVMALVFGLLLVYIGAEGLISLFV; encoded by the coding sequence ATGAACACGGCCACTTTATTCTACTTTTTCCTCTCCAGCATCCTGATTGCCGCCTTGCCCGGACCGGCGATGATGTTGGTGATTCAAGGTGCGGTAAAAGGTGGTTGGCGCGCAGGCTTGGCGGTTACTTTGGGCATTTTGGCGGCTGATGCGGTGTTGCTGGCAGCGGTTTGCGTGGGTTTGGGCGGGCTGATGGCGGCTTCGCCCAAAATTTTGTTTGCCATGAACGCAGCGGCGGCTTTATATCTGCTTTATCTGGGTGCGCGCTCTTTGTATGAAATACGCAGTATCCGCGGCGGTTTGGTTGAGAGCGGCGGCAACACGGGCTGGAAAACCGGCTTTTTCGTTACCATCATCAACCCGAAAACCATTATTTTTCTGTTAGCTTATTTTCCCCAATTCATCGAACCCTCCGCGCCGCTTTCCGAAACGGCGCAGCTTTTGGTGCTTTCCGCTTTGTTTCTACTGGCCGTTGCCGCGGTGATGCTGGTGTACACGCAGGCGGCTCATGTGGCGCGGAATTATCTGGCCAGGCCGATTGCCCGCCGCGTGATGGCTTTGGTGTTTGGTCTGCTGCTGGTTTATATCGGGGCGGAAGGCTTGATCAGCCTTTTTGTGTAA
- a CDS encoding ACP S-malonyltransferase has product MNETEQKRLLERVHTEPFALCFSGQGFDWIGMLREALAEGAREEAGKIADAAARMIAHVAEQLATARPQGFVPIMWADGNGEIDLVRAAVSVPGIFLSQIANLHTLQARGLDIGKAAGVIGHSQGILGRYLVSEPHRAAEILALAELIGAAATLQGRKTGLYMHNGGHAMVMVQGVNRAQLADIIDNLFPAGSSDLADRPCIGLRNSREAFVVSGRPESVRRVCEVLSATIKDSDGLTPESLLVPLEVEVGFHHPLLAPAVAQVAEWAAVCGLDAEQARAIAQNVLADPVDWVEECRRMVGLGVRRILEIGPSGGVAMLTQAVLDGENIEVLDVSGAEGKAALFGA; this is encoded by the coding sequence ATGAACGAAACCGAACAAAAACGCCTGCTTGAGCGTGTACATACCGAGCCGTTTGCGTTGTGTTTTTCCGGGCAGGGGTTTGATTGGATCGGCATGCTGCGCGAGGCTTTGGCCGAAGGCGCGCGGGAAGAAGCAGGTAAGATTGCCGATGCCGCCGCCCGAATGATTGCGCACGTGGCGGAACAACTTGCCACCGCACGGCCGCAGGGTTTTGTGCCGATTATGTGGGCAGACGGCAACGGCGAAATTGACTTGGTGCGCGCTGCCGTGAGCGTGCCCGGCATTTTCCTCTCGCAAATCGCCAATCTGCACACATTGCAAGCACGCGGGCTGGATATCGGCAAAGCGGCGGGCGTGATCGGGCATTCGCAAGGCATACTCGGGCGTTATCTGGTTAGCGAGCCGCACCGTGCCGCCGAAATTCTGGCATTGGCCGAACTGATCGGCGCGGCGGCCACCCTCCAAGGCAGAAAAACCGGCCTGTACATGCACAACGGCGGCCATGCGATGGTAATGGTACAGGGGGTGAACCGGGCGCAGCTCGCCGATATTATCGACAACCTGTTCCCCGCCGGTTCAAGCGATCTTGCAGACCGCCCGTGCATCGGCCTGCGTAACAGCCGCGAAGCCTTTGTGGTCAGCGGGCGGCCGGAATCGGTGCGGCGCGTGTGTGAGGTGCTTTCGGCTACGATAAAAGATTCAGACGGCCTCACCCCCGAATCGCTGCTTGTGCCGCTGGAAGTGGAAGTCGGCTTCCATCATCCGCTGCTGGCTCCCGCCGTGGCGCAAGTGGCCGAATGGGCGGCGGTTTGCGGTTTGGACGCGGAACAGGCGCGCGCCATTGCACAGAATGTATTGGCCGACCCTGTCGACTGGGTGGAAGAATGCCGCCGCATGGTGGGGCTGGGCGTTCGCCGCATTTTGGAAATCGGCCCGTCCGGCGGCGTGGCCATGCTCACGCAGGCGGTGTTGGACGGTGAGAATATAGAAGTGCTGGATGTTTCCGGCGCAGAAGGCAAGGCCGCGTTGTTTGGTGCGTAA
- a CDS encoding ABC-2 transporter permease — protein sequence MRIFKNIFYLAQKELRSLFSDVVLMVLIVFMFTVTIFSAAQIDPGVKNAAVAVVDGDRSALSYRLRDAVREPFFQPPEEVAAEAVNQAMDKGEYIFTLEIPPNFERDVLMGRSPELLLQVDATAMSQAGLGAAYLTRILERETAEFARQQSAEKWLPVKPVIRSHFNANAEGSYYGPPMELGNMVLVLALILVGAAVIREREHGTIEHLLVMPVNAAEIMLAKVLANSAMILLVSILAMWVVVKGILGVPIYGSIMLYGFGVAVYLFSIAALAVMLATIAPSMAQFGLLMIPLYMVLLLFSGVASPRNNMPEAAQWISEYWPSTQFIRFAQSVLFRDAGLSIVWPQLLAMALTGLLFLVFALMRFRKMLEQQG from the coding sequence ATGAGAATTTTCAAAAACATCTTCTACTTAGCACAAAAAGAACTCCGCAGCCTGTTTTCCGACGTGGTGCTGATGGTGCTGATTGTGTTTATGTTTACGGTTACGATTTTTTCCGCCGCCCAAATCGACCCGGGCGTGAAGAATGCTGCCGTGGCGGTGGTGGACGGCGACCGTTCGGCGCTTTCCTACCGCCTGCGCGATGCTGTGCGCGAGCCGTTCTTCCAGCCGCCGGAAGAAGTGGCGGCGGAAGCGGTGAATCAGGCCATGGATAAGGGGGAGTACATTTTTACCTTGGAAATTCCGCCGAACTTCGAGCGCGATGTGCTGATGGGGCGCAGCCCCGAATTGCTGCTGCAAGTGGACGCCACCGCCATGTCGCAGGCAGGTTTGGGTGCGGCTTATCTGACCCGTATTCTAGAGCGCGAAACGGCGGAGTTTGCGCGGCAGCAGTCGGCGGAAAAATGGCTGCCCGTGAAGCCGGTGATCCGTTCGCATTTCAACGCCAATGCCGAAGGCAGCTATTACGGGCCGCCGATGGAGTTGGGCAATATGGTGTTGGTGCTGGCGCTGATTCTGGTGGGCGCGGCAGTCATTCGCGAGCGCGAACACGGCACCATCGAGCATTTGCTGGTGATGCCGGTGAACGCCGCCGAAATCATGCTGGCGAAAGTGCTGGCCAACAGCGCGATGATTTTGCTGGTGTCGATATTGGCGATGTGGGTGGTGGTGAAAGGCATACTCGGCGTGCCGATTTACGGCTCCATCATGCTCTACGGCTTCGGCGTGGCCGTGTATCTGTTTTCCATTGCCGCGCTGGCGGTGATGCTTGCCACGATTGCGCCGAGCATGGCGCAGTTCGGCCTCTTGATGATTCCGCTGTATATGGTGCTGCTGCTGTTTTCCGGCGTGGCCTCGCCGCGCAACAATATGCCCGAGGCGGCACAATGGATTAGCGAATATTGGCCGAGCACGCAGTTTATCCGGTTTGCACAGAGCGTGCTGTTCCGCGATGCCGGCCTCAGCATCGTGTGGCCGCAACTGTTGGCAATGGCTTTAACCGGCTTGCTGTTTTTGGTATTTGCGCTGATGCGGTTTAGAAAAATGCTGGAGCAGCAGGGCTGA